One region of Oryzias latipes chromosome 6, ASM223467v1 genomic DNA includes:
- the LOC101166847 gene encoding interferon-induced transmembrane protein 1 isoform X1 produces the protein MNPVYPNAPLSAEDVPLQGTPQHMYPGQLHTTTAAGGHNTIVLQAEPPRDHIIWSLCCFLYSNPLCLGLAALIFSIKSRDRKVAGDLEGARHYGATARCLNIAATIIACITVIIAIVGVALLVKSWFYYGQYDININSNIYNNRNYGK, from the exons ATGAATCCTGTTTACCCAAATGCACCTCTATCTGCCGAGGATGTTCCATTGCAGGGAACACCACAGCAC ATGTACCCCGGACAGCTTCATACCACCACAGCTGCAGGGGGTCACAACACCATTGTCCTCCAAGCTGAGCCCCCGAGGGACCACATCATCTGGTCCCTCTGTTGCTTTTTGTACTCCAACCCACTGTGCCTGGGACTGGCAGCTCTCATCTTCTCCATCAAG tCCAGAGACCGGAAGGTAGCTGGTGACCTGGAAGGCGCCCGTCACTACGGCGCCACTGCTCGCTGTCTCAACATTGCAGCCACCATCATAGCATGCATCACAGTTATCATTGCCATTGTTGGTGTTGCTCTTTTGGTAAAGTCATGGTTTTATTACGGACAATATGATATTAATATAAACAGCAATATATACAACAATAGAAATTATGGAAAATGA
- the LOC101166847 gene encoding dispanin subfamily A member 2b isoform X2, protein MNPVYPNAPLSAEDVPLQGTPQHMYPGQLHTTTAAGGHNTIVLQAEPPKDHIIWSLCCFLYSNPLCLGLAALIFSIKSRDRKVVGDLEGARHYGATARCLNIAATIIACITVIIVIIVVAVIASQVSSYRYSYGQYGSRNYWK, encoded by the exons ATGAATCCTGTTTACCCAAATGCACCTCTATCTGCCGAGGATGTTCCATTGCAGGGAACACCACAGCACATGTACCCCGGACAGCTTCATACCACCACAGCTGCAGGGGGTCACAACACCATTGTCCTCCAAGCTGAGCCCCCAAAGGACCACATCATCTGGTCCCTCTGCTGCTTTTTGTACTCCAACCCACTGTGCCTGGGACTGGCAGCTCTCATCTTCTCCATCAAG tCCAGAGACCGGAAGGTAGTCGGAGACCTGGAAGGCGCCCGTCACTACGGCGCCACTGCTCGCTGTCTCAACATTGCAGCCACCATCATAGCGTGCATCACAGTTATCATTGTCATTATTGTCGTTGCTGTTATTGCAAGTCAAGTGTCATCATATCGATACAGTTATGGACAGTATGGTTCAAGAAATTATTGGAAATGA
- the LOC101166847 gene encoding interferon-induced transmembrane protein 5 isoform X3 codes for MESWNTHTLGTAAKGRAMNPAYPNAPLSAEDVPLQEPPGYMYPGQLHTTTAAGGHNTIVLQAEPPRDHIIWSLCCFLYSNPLCLGLAALIFSIKSRDRKVAGDLEGARHYGATARCLNIAATIIACITVIIAIVGVALLVKSWFYYGQYDININSNIYNNRNYGK; via the exons ATGGAGTcctggaacacacacacacttgggACTGCTGCCAAGGGGAGAGCGATGAATCCTGCTTACCCAAATGCACCTCTCTCTGCCGAGGATGTTCCATTGCAGGAGCCTCCTGGTTACATGTACCCCGGACAGCTTCATACCACCACAGCTGCAGGGGGTCACAACACCATTGTCCTCCAAGCTGAGCCCCCGAGGGACCACATCATCTGGTCCCTCTGTTGCTTTTTGTACTCCAACCCACTGTGCCTGGGACTGGCAGCTCTCATCTTCTCCATCAAG tCCAGAGACCGGAAGGTAGCTGGTGACCTGGAAGGCGCCCGTCACTACGGCGCCACTGCTCGCTGTCTCAACATTGCAGCCACCATCATAGCATGCATCACAGTTATCATTGCCATTGTTGGTGTTGCTCTTTTGGTAAAGTCATGGTTTTATTACGGACAATATGATATTAATATAAACAGCAATATATACAACAATAGAAATTATGGAAAATGA